The genomic interval TTTGAATTTCAGAGTTGCTACTCGCCTTGATCATGATTGGGCGATGatttatgattttatttttgatcggCTAAGAGCTATCAGACAAGAAGTTGTTATTCAAAGAATTCGAGGGCTCCAGAGCATTCAAATCTTAGAACCAATTGTTCGGTTTCACGTTTATGCAGGCCAAAGGtaatgagaataatttttcaacactaCTAGCTTGTAATGATATTAGTTTTCAGActttgtgaaaagaaaatatctgtATTTGATCCGAAGCTAAATAGTCAACATCTTCTGGAATGTCTTAAGCAATTGCTTGTTCTTTATGATGAAACTGAAGAACAGTCATGGATAGATAATCCCAAAGAAGATACTGATAATCTCTCTATTAGCAATAACCGATCCCAAATGGAATCTTTGTACATTCTTCTTCACCTAGGAGATGTTTCAGCACTTGAGAGAGGTTTAGCATTACCTGAAAAATATAGGTACactattttcaatcaaatatAATACTGTTAATTCCATGCAATGTACTTTTCTATACAAACGTAGGAGCAAAGCTGTTGAGCTGGCTATGAAAATATCTCTCGCTTGgtacttgaaaaattacgtCAAAACTTTTAAATTGATCCAAAAGCTCCCACCACTCTTGACACTTGGGGTTTTCTACAATTTAAGACTACTGCGAAGGTATTTCCATAACTGATAAAACTCCCAATACATAATTTCTTTGATGAGGAATaaagtattattttttcagagaaacTATTAAAATTATGAGCTCAGCGTATAATAGCAAACTTTTAACTTTCCCTGGGCTGAAATTGCAAGAGATATTGATGTACAAAAACATAGAAAAACTTGCTGCAGACTGCAATCTCTTCCAGCTCTCGTTTGCTCACGAGAATGTACAATTTCAAGCTTCAAAATTCAGGACGGAGGTGTTATTGGTGAGACCTCTTCAATTCATGAGTTATAAGACTTTTACCAAGAGGTTCGATCTTTTCAGGCTAATCCCGATATGTATTTCACTCTTCAAACATATCAAGGATTTCTACCTACTATCCTTTTCAAAACCGATGGCACTGGACTTATAAGTGAGCAATCAAGTGTGGGTGGAAATAATGTTTTGAACCCAtcctgaaatttatttctttgatGTACTACTGAATAGACTACTGAAGGGAATAGAACAATTGCTGCGATTTCGGTGATTTTGCAAGTACATAATgctttttattcaaatcgtTACAACGCATAAAGACAAATTGTCGTGTTAGTATGTACATTTAAGAGAACCAATACCCATTAAtgcaattttcatattttagatAAAGTTAAGTGCAATATTATAATCAAATAATGATGATCATACATTCAAATGGTTGGAAACACATAATTCGTGAGAGAATGTCGTAATGACTAATATTAGTAAACTAATTAAGACTATTCAAACAATGATTAGTTGACAAATTCTCTGTTTCAACCTACACGGCAAGTGATGCATTTTCATATGCAAAAATCTTGAACTATACATGTGCATGTGTTATGTAACATTCAGTAATCAGAGTTTTAAGTTTCCTTCTTTAACGCACACTGTAGTAGAGCTGTTCGCATCGTTGTTACTAGTTTTTCCAGCTCCACGACTTTCATCTTCAAGACTGCATTATCTCTTTCAAGGTTGATTGCTGTCATCATCATTTCAGATTCTTTGacttttttattaattctagATTTCCGTGAagctttgttatttttttctcttagatCTCTGTAATTAAAATCTAATGTTGGGGCATCCGATTCACTATCTGTATAATGGCTAATCTCCGCTTGTTTAGACATCCTTCTTTTCTTGACTggcaacttttctttttttatggtAATTTTTAGTGGCGGCACATAAGGCTCAGCCTTTGATCTAGTTTTATTGAGTCTCCTTCCTGTGTGAGGTTTGCTTTTGTTATCATCCTCAACTTGGTGAGATGCAGTCATCGACGTTGTGTCTTTGGGTTCTTCGGTGATATTGTTCCCTACCTCCTGTAATGTCAAAAGTTTTCATAAATCAATCAGTGTGGACAAAAATCACGTTTCCTCTACCCAAAAAAG from Athalia rosae chromosome 6, iyAthRosa1.1, whole genome shotgun sequence carries:
- the LOC105688668 gene encoding SAC3 family protein C isoform X2, which codes for MPDFLIGTCMSMCPEKERWMREREGLLHVFEIDPRTQALKRPKADLAKTVKCFSRPAAGQLMPDATELRPAPVLLATITYLFTKVATRLDHDWAMIYDFIFDRLRAIRQEVVIQRIRGLQSIQILEPIVRFHVYAGQRLCEKKISVFDPKLNSQHLLECLKQLLVLYDETEEQSWIDNPKEDTDNLSISNNRSQMESLYILLHLGDVSALERGLALPEKYRETIKIMSSAYNSKLLTFPGLKLQEILMYKNIEKLAADCNLFQLSFAHENVQFQASKFRTEVLLANPDMYFTLQTYQGFLPTILFKTDGTGLISEQSSVGGNNVLNPS
- the LOC105688668 gene encoding germinal-center associated nuclear protein isoform X1; amino-acid sequence: MPDFLIGTCMSMCPEKERWMREREGLLHVFEIDPRTQALKRPKADLAKTVKCFSRPAAGQLMPDATELRPAPVLLATITYLFTKVATRLDHDWAMIYDFIFDRLRAIRQEVVIQRIRGLQSIQILEPIVRFHVYAGQRLCEKKISVFDPKLNSQHLLECLKQLLVLYDETEEQSWIDNPKEDTDNLSISNNRSQMESLYILLHLGDVSALERGLALPEKYRSKAVELAMKISLAWYLKNYVKTFKLIQKLPPLLTLGVFYNLRLLRRETIKIMSSAYNSKLLTFPGLKLQEILMYKNIEKLAADCNLFQLSFAHENVQFQASKFRTEVLLANPDMYFTLQTYQGFLPTILFKTDGTGLISEQSSVGGNNVLNPS